Below is a window of Geothermobacter ehrlichii DNA.
TGGATTCCCCCGTCAAAAATTTAAAATCGTGATTTTCCTTCTGGTTTCGGCCAGGAAGCGCGTCATTTTTCGCAAAGTCAAGGAAACCGGGAAATGGCGCGGAGGCATAGTTGCTGTCTGCGCCGCACAAGCCATTTCGCGGCCTGACGTCGAGATTGCGGAAAAGGGCCGCTTGATGGCTGAAACTAGCTCGACATCAACACCGGCACCGTCATCTCCTTGAGCAGCTGCCCGGCCATGGGAGCCGGCGCCGCCGGCAGCGGGCCGCCGGCCACCAGCAGGTCGATCCCTTCGTCGGTCACCCGGTTGAGCAGGGCGTCGCCGAAACCGATATCCTGAATCAGCCGGGTTTCCGTCTCGGCAGCGATACCGTGACATTTCAGGTAGCTCCCGAGCCGGTCGAGGGTTTCGCCGGCCAGTCCCTGCTCGCCACGGCTGGTGATGAAGGTGAGCAGATGCACCGACTCGGCCTGCCGCATCAGCGGCAGGGCGTCGAGCAACGCCCGGGCCGACGCCCGGCCCGAACGCCAGGCCACCATGATGCGGGAGCCCAGGCGCTCGAACTCGCCGACGTAGGGGACGGTCAGCACGGGACGTCCAGTACTGAAGATCAGCTTTTCCGGCAGATCCTTCAGCGCAGCAGACGCCGAGCCGGTCCCCGGCGCAGGCTGGCCGATCAGGGTCAGGTCGGCGAAGAAGGCCTGGTAGTTGAGGCGGACCGGCAGCGGCTGGTGGACCAGCGTTTCCGCGTCATCGCACCAGGCCAGCTCGACACCCACCTGCTCCGCCCGATGCCGGCAGTCGGCAAGCAGGTCCGCCCGCAGCCTCTTTTCCGGCTCCTGTCCGACAAACGGAAAAGGCGTTGCGTAATAGACGCTCAGGCGCGCTCCCTGCCGCCGGGCCAGTTCCAGGGCCAGTCCAAACCGGTAGCCGCTGCGCTCGCACTGGTCGAGATGGACCAGAATGTTCCGATAGGCCATGTCGTCCTCCCCTGTCAGGAGCTGTAGTCGAAGAAACCCTTGCCGCTCTTGCGGCCGAGCCAACCGGCCTTGACCATCTTGCGCAGCAACGGGCAGGGCCGGTACTTGCTGTCGGCGAACCCTTCATAGAGAACTTCCATGATCGCCAGACAGGTATCGAGACCGATGAAATCGGCCAGGGTCAGCGGGCCCATGGGATGATTCATCCCCAGCTTCATCACCGTATCGATGGCTTCGGGCTCCGCCACCCCTTCGTAGACGCAGTAGATCGCCTCGTTGATCATCGGCATCAGCACGCGGTTGGAGATGAAACCGGGATAGTCATTGACCTCGACCGGCACCTTGCCCATGGTTTCCGCCAGTTCCTTGACGGTCGCGTAGGTCGCGTCGCTGGTGGCAATGCCGCGAATCACCTCGACCAGCTTCATCACCGGCACCGGATTCATGAAGTGCATGCCGATCACCAGCTCCGGCCGGCCGGTCACTGCCGCCAGTTCGGTGATCGGCAGCGAAGAGGTGTTAC
It encodes the following:
- a CDS encoding adenine nucleotide alpha hydrolase family protein — encoded protein: MAYRNILVHLDQCERSGYRFGLALELARRQGARLSVYYATPFPFVGQEPEKRLRADLLADCRHRAEQVGVELAWCDDAETLVHQPLPVRLNYQAFFADLTLIGQPAPGTGSASAALKDLPEKLIFSTGRPVLTVPYVGEFERLGSRIMVAWRSGRASARALLDALPLMRQAESVHLLTFITSRGEQGLAGETLDRLGSYLKCHGIAAETETRLIQDIGFGDALLNRVTDEGIDLLVAGGPLPAAPAPMAGQLLKEMTVPVLMSS
- a CDS encoding 3-hydroxybutyryl-CoA dehydrogenase, yielding MAIKRIMVIGAGQMGGGIAQVAAQTGFEVVLNDIDRAFIDKRLAFIGGLLDKNVAKGRMTEEDKAATLARLIPSTDLKDAADVDFVVEAATENLAVKEKIFRILDEVARPDVILASNTSSLPITELAAVTGRPELVIGMHFMNPVPVMKLVEVIRGIATSDATYATVKELAETMGKVPVEVNDYPGFISNRVLMPMINEAIYCVYEGVAEPEAIDTVMKLGMNHPMGPLTLADFIGLDTCLAIMEVLYEGFADSKYRPCPLLRKMVKAGWLGRKSGKGFFDYSS